In Polyangiaceae bacterium, the DNA window GCTTCCCGGGGATTCGAGTGCTAAACCCGTGGAAGAAGTAGCGCGGCGAGGTTCAGCTGCTATCTGGGCGGCGGGACCGATCGGGTGCGGCTGAATTTCCCGCGTGCTCGCCGCGTGGCTCCCGCCGACGCCCCGCATACGCCGCTCTGCTCCGGGCGCGATGTTTCCGCGGCGGACCGACATCCTGGCGGGAAGCTGCCGTCGTTCGATCAGGCTTCCTGCAGCGGATGGCGGTGCCTGAGGCCCGCGAAGCGCGCGAAGTCCGAGTCCGCGGTCACGAATTCGCAGCCGTGTTCCATGGCCAACGCGGCGTGGTACGCGTCCGCGACGAGCTTGCCGCGCGCCTTGGCTGCGACGCAGAGCCGTTCGAAGATCTCCCAGCTCCTTGCGCCGTGAGTCAGCAAGCGGGCGTTCGACCGGTCCCGCAGCCGGCGGACGAATTCGAAAGCGTCGGGCGTCGTCGTCGGATGCTCCCAGATCCGAGGGTTGGTGACGATGCGCACGAACCCCGACGCTCCCAGCTCCGAGATGGCGAACGGCTCAGCGCCTTCGGCAAGATCCTCGAGCCACCGAGCGTACCGGTCGTGCTCCGGAGCTTCCCTGCGGTGGGCGTAGATCAGGACGTTGACGTCAGGAAGCAGCATTGCGCCGTACCTGCGGGATACCAAGGCTCGCGGCGTCTTCGTCCTCTTCCACCGCCCGCACCTCTTCGGCGGACGGAAACCGCGCCGACGGGTCACCTCTCACCAGAAGCTGGAAGCGGGCATCCTTTGCCGCGCTCCGCTTCGCCCCGAGGTAGGCAGACAGTGCGTCGCTCACGAGGGCGCCCAGGGTACGGCCCTCCGCGCGCGCCAGCTGTTTGGCCCGCTCGAGAATTCGGGCATCGATGTCCACCGTCGTGCGCATGCCTCAGTGGTAACACATGCGCATCATGATGCAACGAGTGATGCATGGCGCATCAAGCGGCGCTCCGCTCGCGGTTTGTGCCGCACCCCGACCGGCGCGAGCTCGCGCTTGAACGAGACCCCTCGATTGGGAAGATCTTCCTACATGACCACGATACTGTCGAAAAAGGGTCAAATCGTCCTGCCCGCCGAAGTACGAGAGCAGCTTGGCTTGGAGGCAGGCGACGATTTCGAGGTGCTGGTCGAGGACGACCAAACCATCGTGCTCCGTCGCATCAACTCACCGCCAAACAAGGGCTTGATTGACTTGCTGCTGCAATGCCCGCACTCGTTCGAGGTCCCCCGCGTGACCGAGACGAGTCTCCGGCGGTAGCGCTGTGAGCTAGCTCGTCGATACGGACGTCTTCGCCGTGACCGCTCACCGTTACGGGCTCTCGCTCGTGACGCGAAATGAGAAGCACTTTCGCGGGACCGGAGTGTCCATCGTGAATCCGTTCGAAGGCCCAAGATAGGGCGCGGCGCTCGCCCATGCGTCGATCGTCGTGCAACGACCGACGCCCTCAGTCGTCGCTCGACCACTCGAAGAAGAGCGCCGGGCCGCCGCCTACGCGGTTGCCGGCGGCCACGCCCGCGCCGGCCTTCACCCGCGGGCGATTGAGCAGCATGTAGTCGAGCTCGAGCTCCGAGTCGCTGCGGCCCGGGCTCTCGGGCCGCGCCGTGGCGCGCACCCGCGTCTTGCCGCTCTTGGAATAGCGCTCGGCTTCCAGGTGACGGATCTTTCCGTAGGCGTGGGGTCCGTCGTACGGATCTGCCCAAGCGCTCACGCGATCCAAGAACAGATTGTGCGGCAGGTTGAGCGCCATGTACGAGAGCAGGATCACGTCGTACTGTCGCGGGATCTGGACCGTCTCGCTGGTGGGCAGGCCCGGCGCGCTCTTCCACTTCACGCGACCGGCGTTGTACACCGGCAGCATGTCCCATAGATCCGCGTTGGCCACGCCGCGGACGGTGGCCACGGGCTTCGAGATGGGGCCTTCCAGGTGCATGCGCACGACGTCGCCCCCCGCGCTGGCCTTGGACACGTCGCGCAGCATGGCGGCGTTGGGCGCGTACACGAGGTAGAAGTCGACGGCGCCCTTGGGATTTTCGGCGTTGAACACGATGCGGCTGTGCTTCTTCGGATCCAGCGTGTGCAGGCGACCACCGAGCTGCATGGCGCCCTCGGACAGATCCAACGCGCCGCGGATCTCCGGCTTGGCCGCGCCCGGGCGGCGCACCACCCGGAGCTGCCCGGTGCCCTGGAGCTCGAAGGGCGGCTTGTGCACGTGAATG includes these proteins:
- a CDS encoding type II toxin-antitoxin system VapC family toxin — protein: MLLPDVNVLIYAHRREAPEHDRYARWLEDLAEGAEPFAISELGASGFVRIVTNPRIWEHPTTTPDAFEFVRRLRDRSNARLLTHGARSWEIFERLCVAAKARGKLVADAYHAALAMEHGCEFVTADSDFARFAGLRHRHPLQEA
- a CDS encoding AbrB/MazE/SpoVT family DNA-binding domain-containing protein, whose protein sequence is MTTILSKKGQIVLPAEVREQLGLEAGDDFEVLVEDDQTIVLRRINSPPNKGLIDLLLQCPHSFEVPRVTETSLRR